The following are encoded together in the Desulfovibrio desulfuricans DSM 642 genome:
- the ilvB gene encoding biosynthetic-type acetolactate synthase large subunit translates to MLRLSGAELTIRLLENQGVTHIAGIPGGFNLPLYDALGRSGTIRHILARHEQGAGFIAQGMARVTGRPGVIFATSGPGATNTLTALADARMDSVPLVCITGQVPLNMIGTDAFQEVDIYGMSIPATKHNFIVRSIDELLRVIPEAFAIAAGDRPGPVLVDIPRDVQVAVAELQDLPAAGTPASMPQPDPQALARAAEMMNAAKRPLLLLGGGTSSPDASAAVVSFMEARRIPAVMSLRGLGTVPHGHELAVGMLGMHGARASNMLVDECDLLMVVGARLGDRATGRLDGFCPKTGLVHIDIDACEVGKLRIPQVGITADAAEALTALLPLLRKTDHEPWLERVAACKAEHGLRFDRTDEVCSPYGIIRHVADALHGKGIVSTDVGQHQMRVAQAYPMMQPRQWLTSGGLGTMGFGLPAAIGAALAKPEETVVCFSGDGSLLMNIQEMATAVENQANVKIILCNNDGLGLVQQQQDLFFGGRLFGSTFTAGTDFVRIAQGFGMPAICLNNERDPRAVLEKALGTPGPCLLEVRMSAEEKVFPMVPPGAANSQMIEGVNA, encoded by the coding sequence ATGTTACGTCTTTCGGGAGCAGAACTCACCATCCGCCTGCTGGAAAACCAGGGTGTCACGCACATTGCCGGCATCCCGGGCGGTTTCAATCTTCCTCTCTACGATGCCCTCGGGCGCAGTGGAACCATCCGGCACATCCTTGCCCGTCATGAACAGGGCGCAGGCTTCATCGCTCAGGGCATGGCAAGAGTCACGGGCCGCCCCGGCGTTATCTTTGCCACTTCCGGCCCCGGCGCCACCAATACGCTCACGGCGCTCGCCGATGCGCGCATGGATTCCGTGCCTCTGGTCTGCATTACCGGGCAGGTGCCCCTGAACATGATCGGCACCGATGCCTTTCAGGAAGTGGACATCTACGGCATGTCCATTCCAGCCACCAAGCACAACTTCATTGTGCGCTCCATTGACGAACTGCTGCGCGTGATTCCCGAGGCCTTTGCCATTGCCGCTGGCGACCGCCCCGGCCCTGTGCTGGTGGATATTCCGCGTGACGTGCAGGTGGCGGTGGCTGAATTGCAGGATCTGCCCGCCGCCGGAACTCCCGCGTCCATGCCGCAGCCAGACCCGCAGGCCCTTGCCCGCGCCGCGGAAATGATGAACGCCGCAAAGCGCCCCCTGTTGTTGCTGGGCGGCGGCACGTCTTCTCCCGATGCTTCGGCGGCAGTGGTTTCCTTTATGGAGGCCCGCCGTATCCCCGCCGTCATGTCCCTGCGCGGGCTGGGCACGGTGCCGCATGGACATGAACTGGCCGTGGGCATGCTTGGCATGCACGGAGCGCGCGCCTCCAACATGCTGGTGGACGAATGCGATTTGCTCATGGTTGTGGGTGCTCGCCTTGGCGACCGCGCCACGGGCAGGCTGGACGGTTTTTGCCCCAAGACGGGCCTTGTCCACATTGATATTGATGCCTGCGAGGTGGGCAAGCTGCGTATCCCTCAGGTAGGTATTACGGCGGACGCGGCAGAGGCTCTTACGGCCCTGCTGCCCCTGTTGCGCAAGACAGACCATGAACCGTGGCTTGAGCGCGTGGCAGCATGCAAGGCGGAGCACGGCCTGCGTTTTGACCGCACGGATGAGGTCTGTTCGCCTTACGGCATCATCAGGCACGTGGCGGACGCCCTGCACGGCAAGGGCATTGTGAGCACGGACGTGGGCCAGCACCAGATGCGCGTGGCTCAGGCCTACCCCATGATGCAGCCCCGGCAGTGGCTCACATCCGGCGGGCTGGGAACAATGGGTTTTGGCCTGCCTGCCGCCATAGGCGCTGCGCTGGCAAAGCCGGAGGAAACCGTGGTCTGTTTTTCCGGCGATGGCAGCCTGCTCATGAATATTCAGGAAATGGCCACGGCTGTTGAAAATCAGGCCAACGTCAAGATTATCCTGTGCAACAACGATGGACTGGGGCTGGTGCAGCAACAGCAGGATCTGTTCTTTGGAGGGCGGCTGTTCGGCTCGACCTTTACGGCGGGCACGGACTTTGTGCGCATTGCCCAGGGCTTTGGCATGCCGGCCATCTGCCTAAACAACGAGCGCGACCCCAGGGCCGTGCTGGAAAAGGCCTTGGGCACGCCCGGCCCATGCCTGCTTGAAGTGCGCATGAGCGCAGAAGAAAAGGTTTTTCCCATGGTGCCGCCAGGAGCGGCAAACAGTCAGATGATAGAGGGGGTTAACGCATGA
- the ilvN gene encoding acetolactate synthase small subunit, translating to MNGSVTSALTTLHLSVNNHPGVLSHVCGLFAGRAYNLEGVLVTPEADGDTCRMWLVVKDDGRMEQIVKQVRKLHDVLDVQVGHAEPTVFNRLAGCLEC from the coding sequence ATGAACGGTTCCGTGACGAGCGCGCTTACAACTTTGCACTTGAGCGTCAACAATCATCCTGGTGTGCTTTCGCACGTGTGCGGCCTCTTTGCTGGCCGTGCCTACAACCTTGAGGGCGTGCTTGTTACGCCGGAAGCCGACGGCGATACATGCCGCATGTGGCTGGTGGTCAAGGACGACGGGCGCATGGAGCAGATTGTCAAGCAGGTGCGCAAGCTGCACGATGTGCTGGATGTGCAGGTGGGGCATGCGGAGCCGACGGTTTTCAACCGCCTGGCCGGTTGCCTTGAATGCTGA
- a CDS encoding bifunctional nucleoside/nucleotide kinase/histidine phosphatase family protein, whose product MQKLYVAMVGLPARGKSTLAKRIRDGLVTEGIAAKLFNNGDMRRALIGAESTDPNFYDPNNKLGRDAREMICMRNMEIAREWLTKDGEVAILDATNVSRARRHLIETTLTDYPVLFVECVNEDQLLLNACIRRKTTLPEYASYTEEEALASFMKRISYYDTIYEPLQDEKYWLRVDSTANRILDERPCESSPYYPAIREMVVSVWIQCLYLARHGQTEFNLRGRIGGDPPLTATGRAQALALAAHLRDKPIEWVFTSTRIRSHETATPLLTERPEAHAMAFKEFDEIWAGDCEGMLYSEIRERMPEVTQGRNASKYTYTYPNGESYALLRERVQRGLRRALFLAGDAPLIIVGHQAINRVLLSLFLRQRNEDVPFIYIPQNQYYHISLTPRRKVFERVPYDGGPGASLLAE is encoded by the coding sequence ATGCAGAAACTTTATGTCGCCATGGTCGGTCTGCCCGCAAGGGGAAAATCCACTCTGGCAAAGCGCATCCGCGATGGGCTTGTGACCGAGGGCATTGCCGCAAAGCTGTTCAATAACGGCGACATGCGCCGCGCGCTCATTGGTGCGGAATCCACCGACCCCAATTTTTACGATCCCAACAACAAACTGGGACGAGATGCGCGCGAAATGATCTGCATGCGCAACATGGAGATTGCCCGCGAATGGCTGACCAAGGACGGCGAGGTGGCCATTCTTGACGCCACCAACGTTAGCCGCGCGCGCAGGCACCTCATAGAAACCACGCTCACCGACTACCCGGTGCTCTTTGTGGAATGCGTCAATGAAGACCAGCTGTTGCTCAATGCCTGCATACGCCGCAAGACCACCCTGCCGGAATACGCCTCCTATACGGAAGAAGAAGCCCTTGCCAGCTTCATGAAGCGCATCAGCTACTATGACACCATCTACGAGCCATTGCAGGACGAAAAATACTGGCTGCGCGTTGATTCCACAGCCAACCGCATTCTGGACGAGCGCCCCTGCGAAAGCTCCCCCTACTACCCCGCTATCCGCGAAATGGTTGTCAGCGTGTGGATTCAGTGCCTGTATCTGGCGCGCCACGGGCAGACGGAATTCAACCTGCGGGGCCGCATTGGCGGCGACCCGCCGCTCACAGCCACGGGCCGCGCCCAGGCGCTTGCCCTTGCCGCCCACCTGCGCGACAAGCCCATTGAGTGGGTGTTTACCTCCACGCGCATACGCTCGCACGAAACGGCAACACCGTTGCTGACCGAACGGCCAGAGGCGCATGCCATGGCCTTTAAGGAATTTGACGAAATCTGGGCGGGCGATTGCGAGGGCATGCTCTACAGCGAAATCCGCGAGCGCATGCCCGAGGTCACCCAAGGCCGCAACGCCAGCAAATACACCTACACCTACCCCAATGGCGAAAGCTACGCACTGCTGCGCGAGCGGGTACAACGCGGTTTGCGGCGGGCGCTTTTTCTGGCTGGGGATGCGCCCCTGATCATTGTGGGGCATCAGGCCATCAACCGGGTGCTGCTTTCGCTCTTTCTGAGGCAGCGCAATGAAGACGTGCCCTTTATCTACATTCCGCAAAACCAGTACTACCACATCAGCCTGACCCCGCGCCGCAAGGTCTTTGAACGCGTGCCCTATGACGGCGGGCCGGGGGCCAGCCTGCTGGCTGAATAA
- a CDS encoding GGDEF domain-containing protein — protein MSITAFFRTLASRSHWAIHSVWLVVLAGVLCANVVDGYFQLQENELRLLLSKSSIAVNIVKMEVGGITHLLDTVESAAITTRDEDQLADRLQGLVRDNPFVAAIAVELNGVPLASTGAISSASTAVFSRSTARGGLPSVSVIIALKPEFWGYKLAHAFSRADAKVAVYTASGRPLLPFADLDNAENAFLAESIANMAPDAAALHTQPMRADGARSMLALQQAAAPFLAGGPMVVGTIISTESSYAHWHSDLLIQVLIWLAAALLSTSLLMVEARRLRRSELSTEKLQSAMRSRDKFIRILMDHAPIMVSYWDAGRRCHYANKMYRAWFGKGEEEIIGMDLRSLLGEELLAKCAPLIDATLRGEPQDFEQERARADGSTGYVLSRYIPDMDGWEVRGFFVIASDITELKQTQQSLEKRIEDLYSLATTDALTGLNNRRNLLEKIQFEIERAKRYGLNMVFFMLDIDHFKKINDTYGHDTGDAVLKGLGALLHDTMRTSDHVGRLGGEEFGILLASVVPQQAEVIAERLRRRVEEMVVWHNERDIRFTVSIGLADLQADVENPLEDMMKRADLALYRAKNSGRNRVCLADNLLPPAEDNSEGQGFGA, from the coding sequence ATGAGCATCACGGCCTTTTTCAGAACGCTGGCTTCCCGGTCACACTGGGCCATCCACAGTGTCTGGCTGGTCGTGCTTGCTGGCGTCCTGTGCGCCAACGTGGTGGATGGTTATTTTCAGCTCCAGGAAAATGAGCTGCGTCTGTTGCTCTCTAAAAGCAGCATTGCCGTCAATATTGTCAAAATGGAAGTGGGCGGCATCACCCATCTGCTAGACACGGTGGAAAGCGCCGCCATTACCACCAGGGACGAAGACCAGCTTGCCGACAGGCTGCAAGGTCTGGTGCGGGATAATCCCTTTGTCGCCGCCATTGCTGTCGAGCTCAACGGGGTACCCCTGGCCTCCACTGGCGCTATTTCTTCTGCGTCCACAGCCGTTTTTTCCCGCTCCACCGCAAGGGGCGGGCTTCCCTCCGTTTCTGTAATCATTGCCCTGAAACCAGAATTCTGGGGATACAAACTGGCGCATGCGTTCAGCCGCGCAGATGCTAAAGTCGCCGTCTATACAGCCTCTGGCCGTCCTTTGCTGCCCTTTGCCGACCTGGACAACGCTGAAAATGCATTTCTGGCGGAGAGTATTGCAAACATGGCACCTGATGCGGCAGCGTTGCACACCCAGCCCATGCGGGCTGATGGGGCGCGGTCCATGCTTGCCTTGCAGCAGGCGGCAGCGCCTTTTCTGGCGGGCGGCCCTATGGTGGTGGGAACAATCATCAGCACCGAAAGCAGCTATGCTCACTGGCATAGCGACCTGCTCATTCAGGTGCTGATATGGCTGGCAGCAGCACTGCTTTCAACCTCCCTCCTGATGGTGGAAGCGCGCAGACTCCGCCGTTCTGAACTTTCCACAGAAAAACTGCAAAGCGCCATGCGCTCGCGCGACAAGTTCATCCGTATCCTGATGGACCACGCACCCATCATGGTATCCTACTGGGATGCGGGGCGGCGGTGCCATTACGCCAATAAAATGTACAGGGCATGGTTTGGCAAGGGTGAGGAAGAGATCATCGGCATGGACTTGCGATCCCTGCTGGGCGAGGAACTGCTTGCCAAATGCGCCCCCCTCATTGATGCGACCCTGCGCGGCGAACCACAGGACTTTGAGCAGGAAAGGGCCAGGGCCGACGGTTCAACAGGCTATGTGCTGTCCCGCTACATACCGGATATGGATGGGTGGGAGGTGCGGGGTTTTTTTGTTATTGCCTCTGACATTACAGAACTCAAGCAGACACAGCAAAGCCTGGAAAAACGCATTGAAGACCTGTACTCGCTGGCGACCACAGACGCGCTTACGGGCTTGAACAACCGCAGGAATCTGCTGGAAAAAATTCAGTTCGAGATTGAAAGAGCCAAGCGCTACGGCCTGAACATGGTTTTCTTTATGCTTGATATCGACCATTTCAAAAAGATCAACGACACTTACGGGCATGATACGGGCGATGCCGTGCTGAAGGGGCTTGGCGCACTGCTGCATGACACCATGCGTACCTCTGACCATGTGGGACGCCTTGGCGGCGAGGAATTTGGCATTTTGCTGGCAAGTGTTGTGCCGCAGCAGGCGGAGGTCATTGCAGAGCGGTTGCGAAGGCGCGTGGAAGAAATGGTCGTATGGCACAACGAAAGGGACATTCGCTTTACAGTCAGCATTGGTTTGGCGGATTTGCAGGCAGACGTGGAAAACCCTCTGGAAGATATGATGAAGCGGGCAGACCTTGCCCTCTATCGGGCCAAGAACAGTGGGCGTAACCGCGTATGCCTCGCGGACAATTTATTGCCGCCCGCCGAGGATAATTCGGAGGGTCAGGGTTTTGGCGCATAA
- the tyrS gene encoding tyrosine--tRNA ligase: MTDIDRQMATIKRGMAELIDENELRKKIARGKPLRIKVGFDPTAPDLHLGHTVVMHKMRHFQELGHHVIFLIGDFTGRIGDPSGRSETRPPLTEEQVLANAETYKKQVFKILDPQKTEVAFNSAWLGKMDATGFIKLASSYTVARMMERDDFEKRFREQRPISIHEFLYPLCQGYDSVALKSDVEMGGTDQKFNLLVGRTLQAHYGIESQCILTLPLLEGTDGVRKMSKSYGNYIGIDEAPSQIFGKVMAISDELMWRYYELLSAKSLEDIAALKASVTSGELHPKAAKENLAHEMVARYHSEKDADEAKQGFNAVFAGGGVPDDMPEHQCDSGEDSTPPVFLEAAGLVKSRGEAKRLMKEGALSIDGERCEDAVTPLVAGEYVVKLGKKRFLKLKVR; the protein is encoded by the coding sequence ATGACGGATATTGACCGCCAAATGGCCACCATCAAGCGCGGCATGGCCGAGCTGATTGACGAGAATGAACTGCGCAAAAAGATTGCGCGCGGCAAGCCGCTGCGCATCAAGGTGGGCTTTGACCCCACCGCTCCTGACCTGCACCTCGGGCATACGGTTGTTATGCACAAGATGCGTCATTTTCAGGAACTGGGGCACCATGTCATCTTTCTTATCGGCGACTTCACGGGTCGCATAGGCGACCCTTCCGGCCGCTCGGAAACCCGCCCCCCCCTCACTGAAGAGCAGGTTCTTGCCAACGCGGAAACCTACAAAAAGCAGGTTTTCAAAATTCTTGATCCGCAGAAAACCGAGGTTGCCTTCAACTCGGCCTGGCTGGGCAAGATGGACGCCACGGGCTTTATCAAACTGGCTTCCAGCTATACAGTTGCCCGCATGATGGAACGCGATGATTTTGAAAAGCGTTTCCGCGAGCAGCGTCCCATATCAATCCACGAATTCCTGTATCCGCTGTGTCAGGGTTATGACTCTGTCGCCCTCAAGAGCGATGTGGAAATGGGCGGCACTGACCAGAAGTTCAACCTGCTGGTGGGCCGCACCCTCCAGGCGCACTACGGCATAGAAAGCCAGTGCATCCTGACCCTGCCTCTGCTCGAAGGCACCGATGGCGTGCGCAAGATGTCAAAATCTTACGGCAACTACATTGGTATTGACGAAGCCCCTTCCCAGATTTTCGGCAAGGTCATGGCCATCTCTGATGAGCTTATGTGGCGCTACTATGAGCTGCTCTCGGCCAAAAGCCTTGAAGACATTGCAGCCCTCAAGGCTTCCGTGACCAGCGGTGAGCTGCACCCCAAGGCCGCCAAGGAAAATCTTGCCCACGAGATGGTGGCCCGCTACCACAGCGAAAAAGATGCCGATGAAGCAAAGCAGGGCTTCAATGCCGTTTTTGCTGGCGGCGGCGTGCCGGACGACATGCCCGAGCACCAGTGCGACAGCGGCGAAGACAGCACACCCCCGGTATTTCTTGAGGCCGCAGGCCTTGTTAAAAGCCGGGGCGAAGCCAAACGCCTGATGAAGGAAGGTGCGCTCTCCATCGACGGAGAACGCTGCGAAGACGCCGTCACCCCGCTTGTAGCCGGGGAATACGTGGTCAAGCTCGGCAAAAAACGCTTTCTCAAGCTGAAGGTGCGCTAA
- a CDS encoding sulfite exporter TauE/SafE family protein, which produces MSFGRQVYEFLLSSSQAYAKWDLEVSTSILKSRKKLLILLALAVPILAGCFAEAYEYHEMLGGKTAYAPAFYTNTIFLASIAVGLAAGLITGCIGAGGGFIITPALMAAGVKGILAVGTDLFHIFAKAIMGTTVHKKLGNVSTKLAIAFLVGSGAGTVIGGAINKGLYNADPLLSELFISTIYAVLLGFLGFYALFDFLKSSRGAAAANQDAHGGSAGMTGVALKLQALAVPPMITFDEDLIPGGRRISGWIVAAGGVIVGMLAAIMGVGGGFVTFPMFVYIFGVSSMTTVGTDILQIIFTAGFASIGQYAIYGYVFYTLAVGMLLGSLLGIQVGALTTKVVKGIHIRGFYAISIIAGFINRAATLPKKLVELEVLNWSPSVVGIIEDVGNVVFWVVVAFFGIWVFSKFFFNLGKLRGEA; this is translated from the coding sequence ATGAGTTTTGGCAGACAGGTGTATGAGTTTCTGCTGAGCAGCTCCCAGGCTTATGCCAAATGGGATTTGGAGGTATCCACTTCCATTCTCAAAAGCAGGAAAAAGCTGCTCATCTTGTTGGCTCTTGCAGTTCCCATTCTGGCGGGCTGCTTTGCCGAAGCCTATGAGTATCACGAAATGCTGGGCGGCAAAACCGCCTATGCCCCGGCTTTTTACACCAACACCATCTTTTTGGCATCCATTGCCGTGGGCCTTGCAGCTGGTCTGATCACCGGGTGTATCGGTGCTGGCGGCGGCTTCATCATTACTCCTGCCCTTATGGCGGCGGGCGTGAAAGGCATTTTGGCGGTGGGTACTGACCTGTTCCACATTTTCGCCAAAGCCATCATGGGCACCACGGTGCACAAAAAACTGGGCAACGTTTCCACCAAGCTGGCCATCGCCTTTCTTGTAGGCTCCGGCGCGGGAACAGTTATTGGCGGCGCGATCAACAAAGGGTTGTACAACGCTGACCCGCTGCTTTCCGAACTGTTCATCAGCACCATTTACGCCGTGCTGCTGGGTTTTCTTGGCTTTTATGCCCTGTTTGACTTTTTGAAGAGCTCCCGCGGCGCCGCCGCGGCGAATCAGGACGCGCACGGCGGCAGCGCCGGTATGACAGGCGTTGCCCTGAAGCTTCAGGCTCTGGCCGTGCCGCCCATGATCACCTTTGACGAAGACCTCATTCCCGGCGGCCGCCGGATCTCCGGCTGGATCGTTGCCGCGGGCGGCGTCATCGTGGGCATGCTGGCCGCCATCATGGGCGTGGGTGGCGGTTTCGTCACCTTCCCCATGTTCGTGTACATCTTCGGCGTGTCGTCCATGACCACCGTTGGTACAGACATTCTGCAGATTATCTTTACCGCTGGTTTTGCCTCCATCGGCCAGTACGCCATTTACGGTTACGTGTTCTACACGCTGGCTGTCGGCATGCTGCTTGGTTCGCTGCTGGGCATCCAGGTGGGCGCTCTGACCACCAAGGTAGTCAAAGGCATCCACATTCGCGGTTTTTACGCCATCTCCATCATTGCCGGCTTCATCAACCGTGCGGCCACCCTGCCCAAGAAGCTCGTTGAGCTTGAAGTGCTGAACTGGTCGCCCAGTGTGGTGGGCATTATTGAAGATGTGGGCAACGTGGTTTTCTGGGTTGTCGTTGCTTTCTTCGGCATCTGGGTGTTCAGCAAGTTCTTCTTCAACCTCGGCAAGCTTAGAGGGGAGGCCTGA
- a CDS encoding YkgJ family cysteine cluster protein, translated as MSSDASRELLDSLPELKPDETFCFDCNPDVPCFNRCCAELTLPLTPYDVLRLRRNLGLDSEGFLGTFTTLRSFPDTGFPLPMLRMLDGPDEPCPFVTPAGCSVYEDRPGACRYYPLGRGTKMATDGVSERFFVVREPHCLGFDKGTVRTPHQWLENEELRPFNTSNDRYMRLMAMVRATGQPLEPRLVTMIVLCLFQIDKFRELITNMRVFSHVDISDQRKAAIMEDSQQGDEAALDFGLDWMELVIFGQSQGLAKK; from the coding sequence ATGTCCTCTGATGCCAGCCGTGAACTTCTCGACAGCCTGCCCGAACTGAAACCAGATGAAACCTTCTGCTTTGACTGCAACCCCGATGTTCCCTGCTTTAACCGTTGCTGTGCGGAGCTCACCCTGCCCCTGACCCCCTATGATGTGCTGCGTCTGCGGCGCAATCTGGGCCTTGACAGCGAGGGCTTTCTTGGCACCTTTACCACCTTGCGTTCCTTTCCCGACACGGGCTTTCCCCTGCCAATGCTGCGCATGCTTGACGGCCCGGACGAACCCTGTCCCTTTGTGACCCCTGCGGGCTGCTCCGTGTACGAAGACAGGCCCGGCGCATGCCGCTACTACCCCTTGGGGCGCGGCACAAAAATGGCGACTGACGGCGTTTCGGAACGCTTTTTTGTGGTGCGCGAGCCACACTGCCTTGGCTTTGACAAAGGCACCGTGCGCACCCCTCATCAGTGGCTGGAAAATGAGGAGCTAAGGCCCTTCAACACTTCCAACGACCGCTATATGCGCCTCATGGCCATGGTACGGGCAACGGGTCAACCACTTGAACCCCGACTGGTAACTATGATAGTGCTGTGTCTGTTTCAGATCGACAAGTTCCGTGAACTTATCACAAACATGCGTGTATTCTCGCATGTGGACATAAGCGACCAGCGCAAGGCCGCCATCATGGAAGACAGCCAGCAGGGCGATGAAGCCGCTCTTGATTTCGGGCTGGACTGGATGGAACTTGTTATTTTTGGCCAGAGCCAGGGCCTGGCCAAAAAATAG
- the hisG gene encoding ATP phosphoribosyltransferase encodes MSADTMPIIKLGVPKGSLEEATINLFERAGWKIRKHTRNYFPDINDPQITASLCRVQEIGEYIEAGVLDVGITGLDWLTERNHEDKVVRVSDLVYSKTSNRPCRWVLAVAGDSPYQKAADLAGKRIATELQGLTQRYFDREGVKVDVFYSWGATEAKVVEGLADGIVEVTETGTTIRAHGLHIIDEVMISYPVLIANKEAWKDPAKRAKIEQLDLLLQGALKAENLVALKMNAPADNLAAILEMLPSLNSPTVSPLRDTHWLSVESVVQIDVVRDLIPRLRLAGAEGIIEYALNKVI; translated from the coding sequence ATGAGCGCGGATACCATGCCCATCATCAAGCTTGGCGTGCCCAAGGGCTCGCTGGAAGAAGCCACCATCAACCTTTTTGAACGCGCGGGCTGGAAAATCCGCAAACATACGCGCAACTATTTTCCCGACATCAACGACCCGCAGATCACAGCCTCGCTCTGCCGCGTACAGGAAATCGGCGAATACATCGAAGCTGGCGTGCTGGACGTGGGCATCACCGGCCTTGACTGGCTGACCGAGCGCAACCACGAAGACAAAGTGGTACGCGTTTCTGACCTCGTATATTCCAAGACCTCCAACCGCCCCTGCCGCTGGGTGCTGGCCGTGGCGGGCGATTCGCCCTACCAGAAGGCCGCCGACCTCGCGGGCAAGCGCATCGCCACAGAGCTTCAAGGCCTGACGCAGCGCTATTTTGACCGCGAAGGCGTTAAGGTTGACGTGTTCTATTCGTGGGGCGCGACCGAAGCCAAGGTAGTGGAAGGCCTGGCTGACGGCATCGTGGAAGTGACCGAAACCGGCACCACCATCCGCGCTCACGGCCTGCACATTATTGACGAGGTCATGATTTCCTACCCAGTGCTCATTGCTAATAAAGAAGCGTGGAAAGACCCCGCCAAGCGCGCCAAAATCGAACAGCTCGATCTGCTGCTCCAGGGCGCGCTCAAGGCAGAAAATCTGGTGGCCCTCAAGATGAACGCGCCAGCGGACAATCTGGCCGCCATCCTTGAAATGCTGCCCTCGCTCAATTCGCCCACGGTTTCGCCCCTGCGCGACACCCACTGGCTTTCGGTGGAATCCGTGGTGCAGATTGATGTGGTGCGCGATCTGATTCCCCGCCTGCGCCTCGCTGGCGCGGAAGGTATCATTGAATACGCGCTGAACAAGGTCATTTAG
- the hisI gene encoding phosphoribosyl-AMP cyclohydrolase, with protein MSATPDGSAALEGNPGFQPDFSKGLLPAIAQDCDSGEVLMLAYMNEDAWRKTLETGEAHYWSRSRKELWHKGGTSGNVQKVRSLRLDCDNDTILLLIEQIGGAACHTGRRSCFYRELKQGSVRECSPQVFDPKKVYGR; from the coding sequence ATGTCCGCTACCCCTGACGGCAGCGCGGCTCTGGAAGGCAACCCCGGGTTTCAGCCCGACTTCAGCAAGGGGCTTTTGCCCGCCATCGCGCAGGATTGCGACAGCGGCGAAGTGCTTATGCTGGCCTATATGAACGAAGACGCATGGCGCAAAACCCTTGAAACCGGCGAGGCCCATTACTGGAGCCGCAGCCGCAAGGAACTTTGGCACAAGGGCGGCACATCGGGCAATGTACAAAAAGTGCGTTCCCTGCGGCTTGATTGTGACAATGACACAATACTGCTGCTCATTGAGCAGATCGGCGGGGCCGCCTGTCATACCGGACGGCGCTCCTGCTTTTACAGGGAATTGAAGCAAGGTTCGGTGCGGGAATGCTCCCCGCAGGTTTTTGACCCAAAAAAAGTCTACGGTCGATAG